The following proteins are encoded in a genomic region of Fundidesulfovibrio soli:
- a CDS encoding DUF3419 family protein, with amino-acid sequence MSQSCAGLLKAAVSHSPAFSRQGVLERLFVSWFSGFVYNQIWEDPRVDLHALELEPGHRVVTIASGGCNICHYLLGGAGSVTAVDLNIHHVHLSRLKLEAARRLPTHEAFFRFFGRADDKANVWAFSRHIEPHLPRDTAAYWQGARSFLGAPRIEMFAENIYEHARMGRFLRLMRTLCRLSGRDPQRILKARTIDEQREAFKKELEPLFTGPLARLLSRFAPVLYSLGVPPQQYKAMERECPGGMLEAYRERVEKLACGFPLADNPFAWQAFGRRYDKIDSPALPAYLRSENFPALKEAAPAATVINASLIDWLERQPARSLDRYVLLDSQDWMTPQLLGRLWAEIARTSRSGARVIFRTAGETSPLERQLPPALLACFRYDEALSRELTPQDRSCLYGGFHLYRFAG; translated from the coding sequence ATGTCGCAATCCTGTGCAGGCCTGCTCAAGGCCGCCGTCAGCCATAGCCCCGCCTTCTCCCGCCAGGGCGTGCTGGAGCGCCTGTTCGTCTCCTGGTTCTCCGGCTTCGTCTACAACCAGATATGGGAGGACCCCAGGGTCGATCTTCACGCCCTGGAGCTGGAACCCGGCCACCGCGTGGTGACCATCGCTTCCGGCGGCTGCAACATCTGCCACTACCTGCTCGGGGGCGCGGGCTCCGTCACCGCCGTGGACCTCAACATCCACCACGTGCACCTGAGCCGCCTCAAGCTGGAGGCCGCGCGCCGCCTGCCCACACACGAGGCCTTCTTCCGCTTCTTCGGCCGCGCCGACGACAAGGCCAACGTCTGGGCCTTCTCCCGCCACATCGAACCGCACCTTCCGCGCGACACCGCCGCCTACTGGCAGGGCGCGCGCTCCTTCCTGGGCGCGCCGCGCATCGAGATGTTCGCGGAGAACATCTACGAGCACGCCCGCATGGGCCGTTTCCTGCGCCTGATGCGCACCCTCTGCCGCCTCTCCGGGCGCGACCCGCAGCGCATCCTCAAGGCCCGCACCATCGACGAGCAGCGCGAGGCCTTCAAGAAGGAGCTGGAGCCCCTGTTCACCGGGCCCCTGGCCAGGCTGCTCTCCCGCTTCGCGCCGGTGCTCTACAGCCTGGGCGTGCCGCCGCAGCAGTACAAGGCCATGGAGCGCGAGTGCCCGGGCGGCATGCTGGAGGCCTACCGCGAACGCGTTGAGAAGCTGGCCTGCGGCTTCCCGCTGGCCGACAACCCCTTCGCCTGGCAGGCCTTCGGACGGCGCTACGACAAGATCGACAGCCCGGCGCTGCCCGCCTATCTGCGCTCCGAGAACTTCCCGGCCCTCAAGGAGGCCGCGCCCGCCGCCACGGTGATCAACGCCTCGCTGATCGACTGGCTGGAGCGCCAGCCAGCCCGCAGCCTGGACCGCTACGTGCTCCTGGATTCGCAGGACTGGATGACCCCGCAGCTGCTCGGCCGCCTCTGGGCCGAGATCGCCCGCACCTCCCGGTCCGGGGCGCGCGTCATCTTCCGCACCGCTGGGGAGACCTCCCCCCTGGAACGGCAGCTGCCGCCCGCGCTCTTGGCGTGTTTCCGTTACGACGAGGCTCTCAGCCGTGAGCTGACCCCCCAGGACCGCTCCTGCCTGTACGGGGGATTCCACCTTTACCGCTTCGCGGGGTGA
- a CDS encoding DUF1800 domain-containing protein, with translation MFLKPTSAALCLAILFLVGFASPGGAQVSGQRQTQGKEQAKEQAQPQDVTAHVVNRLSYGPFPGEIERVKGIGLQAYIDSQLDPQSLPEPQALKDRLAALKTASMDTVQLFRTYGPKAPGGPRPHPTIDEINSARAKAAIIAREAAEAKLWRAILSPRQLEELLCDFWYNHFNVPAAKGLAHLWVGSYEREAIRPFVLGKFEDMLQAVTRHPAMLIYLENWQSASPESAVGKGQQRPLTELHARELLAAHTFGPDAVLKPQDVTSLAMILAGWSIGAPRGQNDKNGFLFDEKRHDNRDKSFLGATIKGAGMAEGVEALRMLALHPQTAKNVCTKLARFFVADDPPKPLVEALTKTYLDTKGDLRQVTRALLTGQEFLGVKYAGGKFKNPLRYVVSIVRASDRGVGEVRSLAEILEWLGMPLHDAPGTSGYKDVRDGWLSAESLVNRLDLAVMAGKGALSCWATGPCGPPAPLDPEALLKTMGLTLTPVTRQAVDAAPAQLKAAILLGSPEGQQY, from the coding sequence ATGTTCCTGAAACCGACGTCCGCCGCGCTGTGCTTGGCGATCTTGTTCCTCGTGGGGTTCGCTTCCCCGGGAGGCGCACAGGTTTCCGGCCAGAGGCAGACTCAAGGCAAGGAACAGGCCAAGGAGCAGGCCCAGCCGCAGGACGTGACGGCCCACGTGGTCAACCGCCTGAGCTACGGCCCCTTCCCCGGCGAGATCGAACGCGTGAAGGGCATAGGCCTGCAGGCCTACATAGACAGCCAGCTCGATCCGCAGTCCCTTCCCGAGCCCCAAGCCCTCAAGGACAGGCTGGCCGCCCTCAAGACCGCCTCCATGGACACGGTGCAGCTGTTCCGCACATACGGCCCCAAGGCTCCCGGAGGCCCGCGCCCCCACCCCACCATCGACGAGATCAACTCCGCGCGCGCCAAGGCCGCGATCATCGCCCGCGAAGCCGCCGAGGCCAAGCTCTGGCGGGCGATACTCTCGCCCAGGCAACTGGAGGAGCTGCTCTGCGATTTCTGGTACAACCACTTCAACGTCCCGGCCGCCAAGGGCCTGGCCCACCTCTGGGTGGGCAGCTATGAGCGCGAGGCCATCCGCCCCTTCGTGCTGGGCAAATTCGAGGACATGCTCCAGGCCGTCACCCGCCATCCGGCCATGCTCATCTACCTGGAGAACTGGCAGAGCGCCTCGCCCGAGAGCGCCGTCGGCAAGGGGCAGCAGCGCCCCCTGACCGAACTGCACGCCCGAGAGCTCCTGGCCGCGCACACCTTCGGGCCCGATGCCGTGCTCAAGCCCCAGGACGTGACCTCCCTGGCGATGATCCTGGCCGGGTGGAGCATCGGCGCGCCGCGCGGCCAGAACGACAAGAACGGCTTCCTCTTCGACGAGAAGCGCCACGACAACCGGGACAAGTCCTTCCTGGGCGCCACCATCAAGGGCGCTGGCATGGCCGAGGGCGTGGAGGCCCTGCGCATGCTGGCCCTGCACCCGCAGACGGCCAAAAACGTCTGCACCAAGCTGGCGCGCTTCTTCGTGGCGGACGACCCGCCCAAGCCGCTGGTGGAGGCCCTGACCAAGACCTACCTGGACACCAAGGGCGACCTGCGCCAGGTGACCCGCGCCCTGCTCACCGGCCAGGAGTTTCTGGGCGTGAAATACGCAGGAGGCAAATTCAAGAACCCGCTGCGCTACGTGGTCTCCATCGTGCGCGCCTCTGACAGGGGCGTGGGCGAGGTGCGCTCCCTGGCGGAGATCCTGGAGTGGCTCGGCATGCCCCTCCACGACGCCCCGGGCACCTCGGGCTACAAGGACGTGCGCGACGGCTGGCTCTCTGCCGAATCGCTGGTGAACCGGCTGGACCTGGCGGTCATGGCGGGCAAGGGCGCGCTCTCCTGCTGGGCGACCGGGCCGTGCGGCCCGCCCGCGCCGCTGGACCCCGAGGCCCTGCTCAAGACCATGGGGCTCACCCTGACGCCCGTGACGCGCCAGGCCGTGGACGCCGCCCCGGCGCAGCTCAAGGCCGCGATTCTGCTGGGCAGCCCGGAGGGGCAGCAATACTGA
- a CDS encoding DUF1501 domain-containing protein: protein MRRRQFLAAGATTALASLLPLGLGSDALAQGGESKRLIVIFLRGGLDGLSALPPQDDPIYCRCRPRTAIPPAGQEGGALALAPGFGLHPALEPLLEPWKAGLLAFVPACGLPTPLRSHPEAQKAMESGNPREPHVRDGFFARLLPLLGPGAKGLTLSPSPPIISQGRPGFQQIKPTGFPPPLWRIERPEAFTSFDAIYGKAPEPWGRNYRQAQIVLKNRLTEMDREMTAASSGAPSVHALPDMAGKIVAYLGQNPATRLVYAAFGGIDAHFDQGAAKGRLADALASIGKGVAALAKALGPDLKDTMVLVMSEFGRSLRENEYGGTENGHGTVLMALGGPTAGGALHGAWPGLSPEKLSDGLDLAVTVDYREVLAGVVTAHFGLGLEAVAQALPGYTPDGSVQPLFRRG, encoded by the coding sequence ATGAGACGCAGGCAGTTCCTCGCCGCCGGGGCGACGACCGCGCTGGCCTCGCTGCTGCCGCTGGGGCTCGGCTCCGATGCCTTGGCCCAGGGCGGCGAATCCAAGCGCCTGATCGTCATTTTCCTGCGCGGCGGCCTCGACGGCCTCTCCGCCCTGCCCCCGCAGGACGACCCCATCTACTGCCGCTGCCGCCCACGAACCGCCATCCCCCCAGCCGGACAGGAAGGCGGCGCCCTGGCCCTGGCGCCCGGCTTCGGCCTGCACCCGGCCCTGGAGCCCCTGCTGGAGCCCTGGAAGGCGGGGCTGCTGGCCTTCGTTCCCGCCTGCGGCCTGCCCACGCCCCTGCGCAGCCACCCCGAGGCCCAGAAGGCCATGGAGAGCGGCAACCCGCGCGAACCACACGTGCGCGACGGCTTCTTCGCCAGGCTGCTGCCCCTGCTGGGGCCGGGAGCCAAGGGGCTCACGCTTTCCCCCTCGCCGCCCATAATCAGCCAGGGCAGGCCGGGCTTCCAGCAGATCAAGCCCACGGGCTTCCCGCCGCCGCTGTGGCGCATCGAGCGCCCTGAGGCGTTCACATCCTTCGACGCGATCTACGGCAAGGCTCCCGAGCCATGGGGCCGCAACTACCGCCAGGCCCAGATCGTGCTCAAGAACCGCCTCACGGAGATGGACCGCGAGATGACCGCGGCGTCATCAGGCGCGCCCTCGGTGCACGCCCTGCCGGACATGGCGGGCAAGATCGTCGCCTACCTGGGCCAGAACCCCGCTACGCGGCTGGTGTACGCGGCCTTCGGCGGCATCGACGCCCACTTCGACCAGGGCGCGGCCAAAGGCCGCCTGGCGGACGCCCTGGCCTCCATCGGCAAGGGCGTGGCCGCATTGGCCAAGGCCCTGGGGCCTGACCTCAAGGACACGATGGTGCTGGTGATGAGCGAGTTCGGCAGGAGCCTGCGCGAGAACGAATACGGCGGCACGGAGAACGGCCACGGCACCGTGCTGATGGCCCTGGGCGGTCCCACGGCGGGCGGCGCGCTGCACGGCGCGTGGCCTGGGCTGTCGCCGGAAAAACTCTCCGACGGGCTGGACCTGGCCGTCACTGTGGACTACCGCGAGGTGCTGGCCGGTGTGGTCACCGCCCATTTCGGACTGGGCCTCGAGGCCGTGGCCCAGGCTCTGCCCGGCTACACGCCTGACGGTTCCGTTCAGCCCCTCTTCCGCCGGGGCTGA
- a CDS encoding tRNA1(Val) (adenine(37)-N6)-methyltransferase: MGGEAASLARDAFPNGLRQPEGGYRFSLDPLLLAAFVRPKRNVAAADLGSGCGVASFAALMLHPALRSCLGLDIDPAMTGSSLENARLLGLEDRFEARTFDIRAARDGLTPESRGLVLANPPYRILGTGQPCRDAARTLARFEARGGLEDFLAAAFWVLSNRGTLGMIFPAARLGELLGACIEARLAPKRLRMVHSRLDEPARLILLEAVKNGGSETTIEPPLELYTGRGEETALSAQALEFCPFLAANAKARSCSIS; encoded by the coding sequence ATGGGCGGAGAAGCCGCAAGCCTGGCCCGGGATGCCTTCCCCAACGGGCTGCGCCAGCCCGAGGGGGGCTACCGCTTCTCCCTCGATCCGCTGCTGCTGGCCGCCTTTGTCAGGCCCAAGCGCAACGTGGCCGCCGCCGACCTGGGGTCGGGCTGCGGCGTGGCCTCCTTCGCGGCCCTGATGCTCCACCCCGCGCTGCGCTCCTGCTTAGGGCTGGACATCGACCCGGCCATGACCGGATCATCCCTCGAAAACGCCCGGCTGCTGGGCCTTGAGGACAGGTTCGAGGCCCGGACCTTTGACATCCGCGCCGCGCGGGACGGCCTGACCCCGGAGAGCAGGGGGCTCGTGCTGGCCAACCCGCCCTACAGGATCCTGGGCACGGGCCAGCCATGCAGGGATGCCGCGCGCACCCTGGCGCGCTTCGAAGCCCGGGGAGGCCTGGAGGATTTCCTGGCCGCGGCCTTCTGGGTGTTGTCCAACAGAGGGACGCTGGGGATGATTTTTCCGGCGGCGCGCCTGGGGGAGCTGCTCGGCGCCTGCATTGAGGCGCGCCTGGCGCCCAAGCGGCTGCGCATGGTCCACTCCCGTCTGGACGAGCCCGCGCGCCTGATCCTGCTCGAAGCGGTGAAGAACGGCGGAAGCGAAACCACGATCGAGCCTCCCCTGGAACTCTACACCGGGCGCGGGGAGGAGACCGCCCTGAGCGCCCAGGCCCTGGAGTTCTGCCCGTTCCTGGCGGCCAACGCCAAGGCGCGGTCTTGTTCCATTTCCTGA
- the murJ gene encoding murein biosynthesis integral membrane protein MurJ: MSEHVKQIARDAGIVGGATLLSRVLGFFRDVIVAYVLGAGPAADAFYVAYRLPNTLRRLFAEGSMTMAFVPVFSKLRGEEGDEAAFAMTRSALVWLLLILGVVSALAIVFARPLTLLIAPGFAGNPDQMELTVHLVRIVFPYIIQISVVALCMGALNSMGHFLTPALATSELNTVIIAGAGVAWLFGLDVPQALAWSVIVGGFGQIYLQVPTLRRFGFRWFGPWSFKDAGVVRMGRLMLPTVFGAAIYQLNIVVGTLLASFLAAGSISALYYADRLVQFPLGVFGVAVGTVALPSLSRLAATREDGEFTRTLNASLRLTLFICLPATAGLMALAAPMVDVLFGRGAFTPEAAQATAQALVAYCVGLPAFACVRPLVSAFYALHDTKTPVRAGFISVVVNIALAAALMFPMSHTGLALATSLSSWLNVWLLWRALRSHLGDWAQMGRGVAVSAALSLLIGLGAWLTPVNKYAALALIAFWAVAYLLLASALRVEEAKLLTGFVWRRLARGKKAA; encoded by the coding sequence ATGTCAGAACACGTCAAACAGATCGCCCGCGACGCGGGCATCGTCGGCGGGGCCACGCTGCTCTCGCGGGTGCTGGGCTTCTTCCGCGACGTCATCGTCGCCTACGTCCTTGGGGCCGGGCCCGCCGCGGACGCCTTCTACGTGGCCTACAGGCTGCCCAACACCCTGCGCAGGCTCTTCGCCGAGGGCTCCATGACCATGGCCTTCGTGCCGGTGTTCTCCAAGCTGCGCGGTGAGGAGGGCGACGAGGCCGCCTTCGCCATGACGCGCTCGGCCCTGGTCTGGCTGCTGCTGATCCTGGGCGTGGTCTCGGCGCTGGCCATCGTCTTCGCCCGCCCGCTGACCCTGCTCATCGCCCCGGGCTTCGCGGGCAACCCGGACCAGATGGAGCTGACTGTTCATCTGGTGCGCATCGTGTTCCCCTACATCATCCAGATCTCCGTGGTGGCCCTGTGCATGGGCGCGCTCAACTCCATGGGCCACTTCCTCACGCCGGCCCTGGCCACCAGCGAGCTCAACACCGTCATCATCGCGGGCGCGGGCGTGGCCTGGCTCTTCGGGCTGGACGTGCCCCAGGCCCTGGCCTGGTCCGTGATCGTGGGCGGCTTCGGGCAGATCTACCTGCAGGTGCCCACGCTCAGGCGTTTCGGCTTCAGGTGGTTCGGGCCGTGGTCCTTCAAGGACGCGGGAGTTGTGCGCATGGGCAGGCTGATGCTGCCCACGGTGTTCGGCGCGGCCATCTACCAGCTCAATATCGTGGTGGGCACGCTGCTGGCATCGTTCCTGGCGGCGGGCTCCATCTCGGCGCTGTATTACGCCGACAGGCTGGTGCAGTTCCCCCTGGGGGTGTTCGGGGTGGCCGTTGGCACCGTGGCCCTGCCGAGCCTCTCCCGGCTGGCCGCGACACGCGAGGACGGCGAGTTCACACGCACCCTCAACGCCTCCCTGCGCCTGACGCTGTTCATCTGCCTGCCCGCCACGGCGGGGCTCATGGCCCTGGCCGCGCCGATGGTGGACGTGCTCTTCGGTCGCGGGGCCTTCACGCCGGAGGCCGCCCAGGCCACGGCGCAGGCCCTGGTTGCCTACTGCGTGGGCCTGCCCGCCTTCGCCTGCGTGCGGCCCCTGGTCTCGGCCTTCTACGCCCTGCACGACACCAAAACCCCGGTCCGCGCCGGGTTCATCAGCGTGGTGGTGAACATCGCCCTGGCTGCGGCGCTGATGTTCCCCATGTCCCATACCGGGCTGGCCCTGGCCACCTCGCTTTCCTCCTGGCTCAACGTCTGGCTGCTCTGGCGCGCCCTGCGCTCGCATCTTGGTGATTGGGCGCAAATGGGGCGCGGCGTGGCCGTGAGCGCCGCCCTGAGCCTGCTCATCGGCCTGGGGGCCTGGCTTACGCCCGTGAACAAATACGCCGCCCTGGCCCTGATCGCCTTCTGGGCCGTGGCCTACCTGCTGCTGGCCTCCGCGTTGCGCGTGGAGGAGGCGAAACTGCTCACCGGCTTCGTGTGGCGCAGGCTCGCCCGGGGAAAGAAGGCGGCCTAG
- a CDS encoding mechanosensitive ion channel family protein: protein MEYPLTQAMNAFSQASVSALVSIAALATLSVAMHLLQLRYSDKGAAGALSLGKWLAALGALRLLESRVLLGLFQAPVSALYVLLAWLAFRAFLHDVYGGMYMARIKGRPVNKILLSLISFLGMVALAGLGLHGILGVDVGSLMTSSAILTAVVGLSMQDTIGSLFSGLLIQTEKPFQVGDWIKVGDQEGQVAEITWRYTKLVTFTQNQVLIPNNAIAKERLQNISQPIPQVNAVVSLPAPLHAPPVKVMSALEDVLRRSRLVAPLPAPRVRLAEIGQDHMVFRAVFYVADYEDTVAARSEVLAGAWYEFRKLGIEFPAPRRVMLQEQEHPCPHPSADLVKLLGGAGLFAGMHASELELLAQFAGMRAYLPGAFIVTRGQSGTTMFIIADGAVSVRVGEKELAKLGQGDMFGEMALLTGEPRTADVVATQNTTCLEIDREAFRTVLEHNQMLMDNITRIFKAREQANRKDLGSSEEAAEEGLFERFRKIFW, encoded by the coding sequence ATGGAATATCCGCTGACCCAGGCCATGAATGCGTTCTCGCAGGCCTCCGTCTCCGCCCTGGTGTCCATCGCCGCTCTCGCCACGCTCTCCGTGGCCATGCACCTGTTGCAGCTGCGCTACAGCGACAAGGGCGCCGCGGGAGCGCTGTCCTTGGGCAAATGGCTGGCGGCCTTGGGGGCGCTTCGCCTGCTGGAATCCCGCGTGCTCCTGGGCCTGTTCCAGGCCCCCGTGTCCGCCCTGTACGTGCTGCTGGCCTGGCTGGCGTTCCGGGCCTTCCTGCACGACGTGTACGGCGGCATGTACATGGCCCGCATCAAGGGCCGCCCAGTCAACAAGATCCTGCTCTCCCTGATATCCTTCCTGGGCATGGTGGCCCTGGCGGGGCTTGGCCTGCACGGCATCCTCGGCGTTGACGTGGGCTCGCTGATGACCTCTTCGGCCATACTCACCGCCGTGGTGGGCCTCTCCATGCAGGATACCATCGGCAGCCTGTTCTCCGGCCTGCTCATCCAGACCGAGAAGCCCTTCCAGGTGGGCGACTGGATCAAGGTGGGCGACCAGGAGGGCCAGGTGGCTGAGATAACCTGGCGCTACACCAAGCTGGTCACCTTCACCCAGAACCAGGTGCTCATCCCCAACAACGCCATCGCCAAGGAGCGGCTGCAGAACATCTCCCAGCCGATTCCGCAGGTGAACGCGGTGGTCTCTCTGCCCGCGCCGCTGCATGCGCCGCCGGTGAAGGTCATGAGCGCCCTGGAGGACGTGCTGCGCCGATCCCGCCTTGTGGCCCCGCTGCCCGCCCCGCGCGTGCGCCTGGCCGAAATAGGGCAGGATCACATGGTATTCAGGGCGGTCTTTTACGTGGCCGACTACGAGGACACGGTGGCCGCCCGCAGCGAAGTGCTGGCCGGGGCCTGGTACGAGTTCCGCAAGCTGGGCATCGAGTTCCCGGCTCCCCGGCGCGTGATGCTGCAGGAGCAGGAGCACCCCTGCCCGCATCCCTCGGCGGATCTGGTGAAGCTTCTCGGCGGGGCGGGCCTCTTCGCCGGTATGCACGCCAGCGAGCTCGAGCTGTTGGCCCAGTTTGCGGGCATGCGCGCCTATCTGCCCGGGGCCTTCATTGTGACCAGGGGCCAGAGCGGCACGACCATGTTCATCATCGCGGACGGGGCCGTGTCCGTGCGGGTTGGCGAGAAGGAACTGGCTAAGCTGGGGCAGGGCGACATGTTCGGCGAGATGGCCCTGCTGACCGGCGAACCCAGAACCGCCGACGTGGTAGCCACGCAAAACACCACCTGCCTCGAAATCGATCGCGAGGCCTTCCGTACGGTGCTCGAGCACAATCAGATGCTCATGGATAACATCACCCGTATCTTCAAGGCGCGCGAGCAGGCCAACCGGAAGGATCTGGGGAGTTCGGAGGAAGCCGCGGAGGAGGGCCTGTTCGAACGCTTCAGAAAGATTTTCTGGTGA
- a CDS encoding TatD family hydrolase gives MSKSKANRPLPESLGLPCVGVETHAHLDYKRLDPQELPLVLARARNAGVDLIGNVFLGVEAYAANAPLMRAHPEIFFLLGVHPNDAAETDVARVADMAALFAADPNLKALGEIGLDYYWKDTPPELQKRLFREQLALAREIGIPVAIHSRDAAEDTLAVLDDSGMEGERVLWHCFGAGPDLAAELIRRGYTISIPGPVTYAKNEELRRAVAGIELSRMVLESDAPFLTPEPYRGRPNEPAYTVFTAQEVARIKGLDTAQVWRSTGDNARRFYGLPPAGQ, from the coding sequence GTGTCGAAAAGCAAAGCCAACCGCCCCCTGCCCGAATCCCTGGGCCTGCCGTGCGTCGGCGTGGAGACCCACGCCCATCTGGACTACAAACGCCTGGACCCGCAGGAGCTGCCCCTGGTGCTCGCGCGCGCCCGCAATGCCGGCGTCGATCTGATCGGCAACGTGTTCCTGGGCGTGGAGGCATACGCGGCCAACGCCCCGCTCATGCGCGCCCACCCCGAGATATTCTTCCTGCTGGGCGTCCACCCCAACGACGCCGCCGAAACCGACGTGGCCCGCGTGGCGGACATGGCCGCCCTCTTCGCCGCCGACCCGAACCTCAAGGCCCTGGGCGAGATCGGGCTGGACTACTACTGGAAGGACACCCCGCCCGAGCTGCAGAAGCGCCTCTTCCGGGAGCAGCTGGCCCTGGCCCGCGAGATCGGCATTCCCGTCGCCATCCACAGCCGCGACGCCGCCGAGGACACCCTGGCCGTGCTGGACGACTCCGGCATGGAGGGCGAGCGGGTGCTCTGGCACTGTTTCGGGGCCGGGCCCGACCTGGCGGCCGAGCTGATCCGGCGGGGATACACCATCTCCATCCCCGGTCCGGTGACGTATGCGAAGAACGAGGAGCTGCGCCGGGCAGTGGCCGGGATCGAGCTCTCGCGCATGGTGCTGGAGTCAGACGCGCCCTTCCTCACCCCGGAGCCCTACCGGGGCCGCCCCAACGAACCGGCCTACACCGTGTTCACTGCACAGGAAGTGGCGCGGATCAAAGGGCTGGACACCGCCCAGGTGTGGCGCTCCACGGGGGACAACGCCCGCAGGTTCTACGGGCTGCCGCCAGCGGGGCAATGA
- a CDS encoding ABC transporter permease, which yields MPSAASWFRTAPSPEALRLARSVLRAQGAAWGALMAYKLRSAFVVLAVALGIAALTIIIAAVDGARRKALEIVEWFGPDAVLVFGGNIETRAVGQRTLTLTWDDARAIERSLPGAYLVTPMRAKQAVTLRYENRNMVTPLIVGTTADYARAWNWPLVEGRDISEEDVLHSAKVCLIGDAPARELFGDESPIGKVLLAGDLPVQVVGRLAYRGFTPGGGGVSVDDRLIMPITTLTQRFNLERKYFRGLRVKFLEPELMDDHLASLKSLLRHLHRLGDDMPDDFSVISASEVLKFLTMITGGIMVFLGITAGAAMIVGGFVLANLLFLSVSERQEEIGLRKAMGATSLDITLQFLSEAVWLTLIGAVAGMTLGIGMGQLLTKLGLLEIRLSLKLFLLALASALAIALIFGLKPARSAAAMDPIEALRGGE from the coding sequence ATGCCAAGCGCCGCGTCCTGGTTCAGGACGGCACCATCGCCTGAGGCACTGCGCCTGGCCAGGAGCGTCCTGCGCGCGCAGGGCGCGGCCTGGGGGGCGCTCATGGCCTACAAGCTGCGCTCGGCCTTTGTGGTGCTGGCCGTGGCCCTTGGCATCGCCGCGCTGACCATCATCATCGCCGCCGTGGACGGCGCGCGCCGCAAGGCCCTGGAGATCGTGGAGTGGTTCGGCCCGGACGCGGTGCTGGTCTTCGGCGGCAACATCGAGACCCGCGCCGTGGGCCAGCGCACCCTGACCCTGACCTGGGACGACGCCCGCGCCATCGAGCGCTCCCTGCCCGGGGCCTACCTGGTCACGCCCATGCGCGCCAAGCAGGCCGTGACCCTGCGCTACGAGAACCGCAACATGGTCACCCCGCTGATCGTGGGCACCACCGCCGATTACGCCAGGGCCTGGAACTGGCCCCTGGTGGAGGGGCGCGACATCTCCGAGGAGGACGTGCTCCACTCGGCCAAGGTCTGCCTCATCGGCGATGCGCCGGCTCGCGAACTCTTCGGGGACGAATCGCCCATCGGCAAGGTCCTCCTCGCTGGCGACCTGCCCGTGCAGGTGGTGGGCAGGCTGGCCTACCGAGGCTTCACCCCGGGCGGCGGGGGCGTCTCCGTGGATGACAGGCTCATCATGCCCATCACCACGCTCACCCAGCGCTTCAACCTGGAACGCAAGTATTTCCGGGGGCTTCGCGTGAAGTTCCTGGAGCCAGAGCTGATGGATGACCATCTGGCCAGCCTCAAATCCCTGCTGCGGCACCTGCACAGGCTGGGCGACGACATGCCGGACGATTTCAGCGTCATCTCAGCCAGCGAGGTGCTCAAGTTCCTGACCATGATCACCGGCGGGATCATGGTCTTCCTGGGTATCACGGCGGGCGCGGCCATGATCGTGGGCGGGTTCGTGCTGGCCAACCTGCTGTTCCTCTCCGTGAGCGAGCGGCAGGAGGAGATCGGTCTGCGCAAGGCCATGGGGGCCACCTCGCTGGACATCACGCTGCAGTTCCTGTCCGAGGCGGTCTGGCTGACGCTGATAGGTGCGGTGGCGGGGATGACCCTGGGCATAGGCATGGGGCAACTGCTGACCAAGCTGGGGCTTCTGGAGATCAGGCTGTCGCTGAAGCTGTTTTTGCTGGCCCTGGCCTCGGCCCTGGCCATCGCCTTGATATTTGGGCTGAAGCCTGCCAGGAGCGCCGCCGCAATGGACCCCATCGAGGCCCTGCGCGGGGGAGAGTGA
- a CDS encoding ABC transporter ATP-binding protein — translation MPSDPLIRLEHVDKTYRIAETPTVVLRDVSLDIGAGEFLALQGPSGSGKSTLLHIIGLLDRPTAGRYLLRGSDVSGLSDDELSGLRNQSIGFVFQSFYLIPYATALDNVLLPGLYSPAPQHQLRQRAEHLLAQVGLADRMRHKPSQLSGGQQQRVALARAMLNDPDLILADEPTGQLDSKTSAEIMSLFAEVNGQGKTIIVVTHDEETASHAKRRVLVQDGTIA, via the coding sequence ATGCCAAGCGACCCGCTCATCCGTCTGGAGCACGTGGACAAGACCTACCGCATCGCGGAAACGCCCACCGTGGTGCTGCGTGACGTCTCCCTGGACATCGGGGCCGGCGAGTTCCTGGCCCTGCAGGGGCCGTCCGGTTCAGGCAAGTCCACGCTGCTGCATATCATCGGCTTGCTGGACAGGCCCACGGCCGGGCGCTACCTGCTGCGCGGGAGCGACGTCTCCGGCCTCTCCGACGACGAACTTTCCGGCCTGCGCAACCAGTCCATCGGCTTCGTGTTCCAGAGCTTCTACCTGATCCCCTACGCCACCGCGCTTGACAACGTGCTGTTGCCCGGCCTCTACAGCCCGGCCCCCCAGCACCAGCTGCGCCAGCGCGCCGAGCACCTGCTCGCCCAGGTGGGCCTGGCGGACAGGATGCGCCACAAGCCGTCCCAGCTTTCGGGCGGCCAGCAGCAGCGCGTGGCCCTGGCCCGGGCCATGCTCAACGACCCTGACCTGATCCTGGCCGACGAGCCCACCGGGCAGCTCGATTCCAAGACATCCGCCGAGATCATGAGCCTCTTTGCCGAGGTGAACGGCCAAGGCAAGACCATCATCGTTGTCACCCACGACGAGGAGACCGCCAGCCATGCCAAGCGCCGCGTCCTGGTTCAGGACGGCACCATCGCCTGA